In one Polycladomyces zharkentensis genomic region, the following are encoded:
- a CDS encoding amino acid ABC transporter permease: protein MSGWWEHIQWENIFDVQSAFESTPFVLKGITYTISISFVTMAIGLVLGLITAMARMSDNVLLRWPARAYISVIRGTPLLVQLLILYVGLPVIGISLTAIAAGVIGLSLNVGGYSAETIRGAILSIPKGQWEAAQSLNMTYWQTMRRIIIPQATRVALPSLANTFLSLVKDTSLLSVVTVPEMMYQAKIVGGQTYDYMTAYILVAIIYWIICTVLNVLQDWLEKRYSRFAA from the coding sequence GTGAGCGGATGGTGGGAACACATCCAATGGGAAAACATCTTTGATGTCCAGTCGGCGTTTGAATCGACACCGTTTGTATTGAAAGGGATCACATACACCATTTCGATCAGTTTCGTCACCATGGCGATCGGATTGGTGTTGGGACTCATCACCGCGATGGCCCGCATGTCGGACAACGTCCTGCTCAGGTGGCCGGCCCGCGCCTACATTTCGGTGATCCGCGGCACGCCGCTGTTGGTGCAACTGCTCATCTTGTACGTCGGTTTGCCGGTGATCGGGATTTCCCTCACCGCGATTGCCGCCGGGGTGATTGGCTTGTCACTCAACGTGGGCGGATATTCGGCGGAAACGATTCGCGGCGCTATACTCTCCATTCCCAAAGGGCAATGGGAGGCGGCGCAATCGCTCAACATGACGTATTGGCAAACGATGCGACGCATTATCATCCCGCAGGCGACGCGCGTGGCTTTGCCGTCGCTGGCTAACACGTTCCTCAGTTTGGTCAAGGACACATCGTTGTTGTCCGTTGTCACCGTGCCGGAGATGATGTATCAGGCGAAAATCGTCGGCGGCCAGACCTATGATTATATGACCGCCTACATTCTGGTGGCCATCATTTATTGGATCATTTGTACGGTGCTCAACGTGTTGCAGGATTGGCTCGAAAAACGGTACAGCCGTTTTGCGGCGTGA
- a CDS encoding amino acid ABC transporter ATP-binding protein produces the protein MIHIRGLRKRFGETEVLRGIDLNIKEGEVVCVIGPSGSGKSTLLRCINLLETPTAGTIAVAGTELSFGQGKVKEKDVRTLRSKTGMVFQSFNLFPHKTVLENVIEGPVVVKKADKRTAIEKAETLLKKVGLLEKRNEYPTRLSGGQQQRVAIARALAMEPEVLLFDEPTSALDPELVGEVLKTMKELAQENQTMVIVTHEMNFAKNVADRVLFMDAGQIVEQGTPQALFTEPKEERTRQFLAKMLADPTV, from the coding sequence ATGATTCACATTCGTGGTTTGCGGAAACGATTCGGAGAAACGGAAGTTTTGCGCGGGATCGATCTGAACATCAAAGAGGGAGAAGTCGTCTGTGTGATCGGTCCGAGTGGATCAGGGAAATCGACGCTGCTCCGGTGCATCAATTTGCTGGAAACGCCCACCGCCGGAACGATCGCCGTCGCTGGTACGGAACTGTCGTTTGGACAGGGGAAAGTGAAGGAAAAGGATGTTCGCACCCTTCGCAGCAAAACGGGGATGGTCTTTCAAAGTTTCAACCTGTTCCCCCACAAAACGGTGCTGGAAAATGTGATCGAAGGTCCGGTTGTGGTGAAAAAGGCGGACAAACGCACCGCCATCGAGAAAGCGGAAACGCTGTTGAAAAAGGTGGGGTTGTTGGAGAAACGGAACGAATACCCGACGCGTCTCTCCGGCGGACAACAGCAACGGGTGGCGATTGCCCGTGCGCTGGCGATGGAACCGGAAGTGCTGTTGTTCGATGAGCCTACCTCGGCTCTGGACCCCGAACTGGTGGGCGAAGTGCTGAAAACGATGAAGGAGCTGGCTCAGGAAAATCAGACGATGGTCATCGTCACCCATGAGATGAATTTCGCCAAAAACGTGGCTGATCGGGTGCTGTTCATGGATGCGGGCCAAATCGTGGAGCAAGGAACGCCGCAGGCACTGTTTACCGAACCGAAAGAAGAACGAACCCGGCAGTTTCTGGCCAAGATGCTGGCGGACCCGACAGTGTGA